A segment of the Synechococcus sp. CBW1002 genome:
GCTGGCCAGGATCAGCAGGCTCAGCCCTGCGCGGGTCACCAGCGGCAGGCCGGCCATCAGGGCGCAGAGCACCACCCCCGCCACCAGGGGCATCCGGCTGCTGAGGGGGCCGGCGGGGGTGTTGGCCAGAACCCCCTGCCAGCGCAGCAGCCAGGGGGTGGGGGCAGGGGAGGTCAAGGGGCTGGTGGCTCCGCGGCGCAGGAGTCGGTGGTGTGCACCGGCTCAGTGGCGGGATTATCGGCGGCCAGCGCCACCCTCTCCTCCAATCCGGGGGCGGGCGTCAGGGCGCGTTGATAGAGCACGCGGTACACCGGAAGCCCCTGCTCCAGCACCAGTCGCTCCCGTTCGGTCGGCACCGGCAGGGGGTTGTGGTCGCGCCAGGGGCGCCGGTCCTGCGGCGGACGGGTGAAGCAGGCGCTGGCCTCGATCAGGTCCACCATCGGCTCGATCACGGCCAGCACGTCGCTCTGGATGAACAGCTCCCGGCCCGGCGCCAGGGCGGCTGCGATCGCGTGCAGCAGGGCGGGCTGCAGCACCCGCCGCTTGTGATGCTTCGTCTTGAACCAGGGGTCGGGGAACTGGATCGTGACCCGCTCCAGCCTGCCCTCCGGCAGGGCCCTGAGCCAGTCCTGCAGGCTCACATTGGCGTTGCAGAGCAGGAAGTGGAGGTTGCTGAGGCCCAGGACCTGGCGGTCGGCCTCGGCGGCCTCCACCAAGGGCCTGCGGATCTCGACGCCGAGATGGTTCCAGCCCGGATCCACCTGGGCCAGGGCCAGCAGGAAGCGGCCGCGGGCCGAGCCGATGTCGAGCCGAAGCGGCAGGGACGGATCGGCGAACAGGTCGTTCAGTGGTGGCAGGGGCCGCGGCAGCTGGTGGCGGCGGCTGAGGGGATTGACGTGTTGACGCACCATGGCGGCAGTGTCGCTTCCGGCGCTCAGGCCGCCGCTTCGGCTGCTGAGGCGACCGGGTCCACGGGTTCCTGGGGCACCAGGAAGCCGATGCTGGCGGTGTAGCCATGCAGGTGCGTGTTGCCCGCCACCGGCCCGATTTCGCCGTTGCAGAACGCCCCGGCGATCGGCACCGTCGCGAAGGCGGCGCGGCAGAGGCTCACATCCCCGTCCGGGCGGCCGTAGAGGCCCTGGCCCCGGCCCAGACAGGCAAAGACCAATGCCGCCAGTGGCTCCGGCTCCCGTTCAGCCTGGCTGGCCAGCAGCTGGCGCAGCTCCTGGCTGGAGGCGGCGGCATCGCGCAGCTGGAACTGCACCTGCTGGCCCACCCGCATCCGCTCCGCCACGGCCACGGCGCCATTGCGGGGATCGACGCCGATCAGGTTGCGCACCAGGAAGGCCGCCGAGTCTTCGCTGCTGCTGCTGAGGCTGAAGTTGCTGCGCCCCACACCCAGGAACAGGGAGTGCTTGACGAGCTCCCGCTCCTCCGGGGTGAGGGCCGTGAGGATTTCCTGCAGGGCGGCCACGGGGGTGTTGCGCCGCTGGCCGAGGCTCACTTCCAGCACTACGTTGCGCTGGGCCTGCTCCACTTCGAACACCGGGCCGATCGGCCGGCAGCCCTGAGCCACCACTGCATCGAGCCGCCAGGCTCCTTCGATCAGACAGCCCACCGCGCCGGTGCAGACCGAGCCGTCAAACAGCAGGGAGCCATGGCTGGCGCTGTGCTGTCCGGCGATGCCTCCCACCTTGTCGACCCCCGCAAAGGCGTAGTCGAGGCCACTGATCAGGTCGTTGATGGCCGGACTGGAGGGATCCACCAGCAGCAGCATCGAGGCAGACGCGCCTGCGGCGGTGCCGACCCGATCGATCCAGGGTTCGGCGGGGCCGTCCAGATCAGGCAGCTGGCTGGTGTCGATCTGGAACGGGTGCAGCCTTGCACCGGGCAGGCGCAGCAGGGTCACGCTCAGGGCCGGCTCGCGCTCCAGCTCCCGCGGCACCCCGGCAGGGTCGGTGCCCACCACACCGCCGCCGACACAGCCGAGCCAATGGTTGGAGCGCAGCCGCTGGCTGAGCAGTGGCAGCAGACGTGGCAGGTCACTGGCGTAGGCGCTCGAGACAAACACCAGGGCCAGATCGGCTTCTTCCTTGCTGCTCAGTTGGCCGGCGACGGCATCCACCGCGGCCTCGAGGGAGGCCTCCTGGGAGAGCGCGCTGCGACACCAGGCAGCCGGCTCAGCTGGCTCGAGCCAGCGCAGGAATGGGAATGCGGCCATGGGCGGACCCTATCGCCTCAGGCAGGCTGCGGATAATGGCGTCTTCCCGTACCGCCGCCGCCGTGTTCGAGTCCGATCTCCTGTATCGCTCGCTGGTGTGGCTGGATGTGCGGCTCGCCAGCGTGTTCGCCCTGGGGCTGCCGCTGGTGCTGCTGGTCTGGGCGGCGCTGCGTCGGGAGACGGCCCTGGTGCGGCTCCTCACGATCTACTGGAAGGTGGCCAGCCTGCTGCTGGTGGCCCTGTTGCTGCTCACCGATCGCCGTCCGCTCGGCTACGCCCTGCTGGTGATTGCGCCGCTGATGATCGTGGCGTCCCTGTGGTTCTGGGTCGATCTCAACGAGGAACTGGCCGACCTGCCGCCCTGGCGTCCCTTGCCGCTCACCCTGCGCCTCTGGCGCTGGAGCCTCACGGTGCTGGCCCTGCTCGGGGCGGGCCTGGCGACCACGGCGCTTCCCTGCCTGGGGGGTGGGGCTGCCCTGGAGCGCACCCTCTGCCGTGCCTGGCTGGAGGCGCCGCAGGGCATTCATGGGGGCGTCGACCGGGTCTTTGACTTCGTCTTCGGCGCCGACTGGACGCCGGCGGTGGCGGCCTTCGTGGGCTACCTGGCCCTGGTGGGCTATGGGGTGGGGCTGTTGCAGTGGCTGCTGGTGCGGCTGCCCAAGCAGGGGAGGGTGGCCGGTGAGTTCTGAGACGGGCGCTGCCGGCTGTGGGGTGCTGGCCAGGCTGGAGGAGATCAGCCGGGACCGGCCCGATCGGGTGCTGCGGCTGCGGGGTTCCCTCGGCGAGGACCCCCTGGAGCTGCTGGTGTTCCGCGGATTTTCCAGCAGCACCACGCACCCCACAGAGGTCGATCCCGACCAGTCGGCGTTGCCGCCGGGCGCACGGATCGAAGCCGCCGAACTGCTGGTGGGCCCCCTGCGGCCCGGTGCCGAGCAGGTGCTGCTGGGGCCGGTGCCGATGGAGCTGCTGTTGGACCCGGCCCGCTGGTGCTGAGGTGCCTGGCCGGCTGAACTCCGGCTCAATTCAGGTGGTCAGCACCGCCACGCAGCGGCCGCAGAGGCTGGGGTGCAGGGTGTGCTGGCCGATGTCGGTTTCGTAATGCCAGCAGCGCTCGCATTTCTCGCCCTCGGCCCGGGCAATCCGCACCTGGATGCCGCCTGCGCTGGCCTCGGCCAGCACCGCGTCAGGGGGAGCACCGCCCAGCTGCAGAGCTGAGACCAGCAGCCAGTCGGCCAGGTTGTCGACGCTTGGCGCGGCTGAACCCGCCAGCCAGTCGAGGCAGGGTTGCAGGGCCGCTGCGGCCTCACCGGCGCCGAGCTCCAGGTGCACCTGGGCTTCAAGGGAGGCACCGAGCTTCCCTTCGGCCCGGCAGCTCTCCAGCTGGCGGTTCACCAGGGCGCGCAGCTCGAGAATCCGCTCCATGGAGCTCTCCAGTTCGGGTGCGGCCCAGTCCGCTGGCGCCGTGGGCCAGCCCCGCTCAAACACCGAGACCTCGGCCACGGGGTAGGGAAGGTTCTGCCAGATGTCTTCAGCCATGTGGCAGAGCACCGGTGCGATCAGCCCCGCCAGACGCTCCAGCACCAGGCTCAGCACGGTCTGACAGCTGCGGCGGCGGAATTCGGCAGCGCCGCTCACGTAGAGCCGATCCTTGGCGATGTCGAGGTAGACGTTGGAGAGATCCACCACGCAGAAGTTCTGCAGCGCCTGAAAGAAGCGGTAGAACTCGAAGCGCTCGAAGTCGCCCGTCACCGCATCGATCAGGGCGGCGGTGCGCTGCAGCATCCAGCGGTCCAGCAGCGGCAGCTCGGCGTAGGCGATCGCATCGCCGCCCTCGGCCACGGGCCGCGGATCGAAGTCGTGGAGGTTGCCCAGCAGATAGCGGGCCGTATTGCGCACTTTGCGGTACACATCCGCCAGTTGCTTGACGATCCCCGGACCGAGGGGCACGTCGGCCGAATAGTCGACCGAACTCACCCACAGCCGCAGGACATCGGCCCCATAGGCGGGATCCTGCTTGGCGTTCTTGCCGCCTTCCACCAGGACCGCCGGGTCGACCACGTTGCCCAGGGATTTGCTCATCTTGCGGCCCTTCTCATCCAGGGTGAAGCCGTGGGTGAGCACCCGCCGATAGGGGGCGTGGCCATTGACGGCCACCGAGGTGAGCAGGCTGCTCTGGAACCAGCCGCGGTGCTGGTCCGAGCCCTCCAGGTAGAGGTCGGCGGGATAGTTCAGGGGCGAGGCCTCCGCCGGGGCGTCAGCGGCGGCAAGGCCGCCGAGCACGCCGGCCCAGGAGGAGCCGGAATCGAACCACACATCCATGGTGTCGCTGCCCTTGCGCCATTGATCGGCCTGGTCGGCATAGGCGGGTGGCAGCAGGCCTGCCTCATCGCGCTCCCACCACACGTCGGAGCCGTGCTCGGCGATCAGGGCCTGGATGTGGTCGAGGGTGTCGGCGTTGAGCAGCACCTCACCGCTGCTGCGGTGATAGAACACGGGGATCGGCACACCCCAGGTGCGCTGGCGCGAGATGCACCAATCGCCCCGGTCCCGCACCATCGCCTCGATGCGATTGCGGCCGCTCTCGGGCAGCCAGTCTACGGCGGCGATCGAGGCGAGGGCCTGGTCGCGAAAGCCGTCCACTGACGCGAACCACTGTTCCGTGGCCCGGAAGATCGTCGGTTTCTTGGTGCGCCAGTCGTAGGGATAGCGGTGTTCGTAGCGCTGCTCCGCCAGCAGGGCGCCGGCATCCCGCAGGGCGGTGATGATGGCCCCATTGGCCTCCTTCAGCACATTCAGGCCGGCGAATGGACCGGCTTCGGCGGTGAGGTTGCCGGCCTCATCGACCGGGCAGAGCACCGCCAGGCCGTACTTGCGGCCGGTGTTGAAGTCGTCCACGCCATGGCCGGGGGCGGTGTGCACCAGGCCGGTGCCTGCTTCGGTGGTGATGTATTCGCCGCCGATCACCACCGGGCTGCTGCGATCCAGCAGGGGGTGCTGGTAAGTGATGCCCTCCAGCTCCGCGCCCTTGACCCGAAGGATGGGTTCGAGACTCAGCCCCAGGGTGTGCTCCAGGCTGGCGGCCAGATCGGCCGCCACCACCAAGTGGGCAGCGCGGTGTTGGCTACCGCCTCCGCCCTGGCCGATGCGGCAGATGGCGTAGTCGAGTCGGTCGTTCACCGACACTGCCAGGTTGGCCGGCAGGGTCCAGGGCGTGGTGGTCCAGATCGCCACCGCCAGGGAGCCAGCGCCTTCAAGGGTCACGCCGGCGTTGTGCAGGCCCTGGCGCAGCGGCTCGGGCAGCTCCACCACCGGAAAGGCGACGAAGACGCTCGGGGAGGTGTGCCCGTCGGGGTACTCCAGCTCGGCCTCCGCCAGAGCGGTGCGGGAGCTGGGGCTCCAGTGCACCGGTTTGAGCCCCCGGTAGATGTGCCCGGCCAGCACCATCTGACCGAACACGCCGATCTGGGCCGCCTCGTACGCCTTGTGCAGGGTCAGGTAGGGCTGGTCCC
Coding sequences within it:
- the trmB gene encoding tRNA (guanosine(46)-N7)-methyltransferase TrmB, with amino-acid sequence MRQHVNPLSRRHQLPRPLPPLNDLFADPSLPLRLDIGSARGRFLLALAQVDPGWNHLGVEIRRPLVEAAEADRQVLGLSNLHFLLCNANVSLQDWLRALPEGRLERVTIQFPDPWFKTKHHKRRVLQPALLHAIAAALAPGRELFIQSDVLAVIEPMVDLIEASACFTRPPQDRRPWRDHNPLPVPTERERLVLEQGLPVYRVLYQRALTPAPGLEERVALAADNPATEPVHTTDSCAAEPPAP
- a CDS encoding FIST N-terminal domain-containing protein; protein product: MAAFPFLRWLEPAEPAAWCRSALSQEASLEAAVDAVAGQLSSKEEADLALVFVSSAYASDLPRLLPLLSQRLRSNHWLGCVGGGVVGTDPAGVPRELEREPALSVTLLRLPGARLHPFQIDTSQLPDLDGPAEPWIDRVGTAAGASASMLLLVDPSSPAINDLISGLDYAFAGVDKVGGIAGQHSASHGSLLFDGSVCTGAVGCLIEGAWRLDAVVAQGCRPIGPVFEVEQAQRNVVLEVSLGQRRNTPVAALQEILTALTPEERELVKHSLFLGVGRSNFSLSSSSEDSAAFLVRNLIGVDPRNGAVAVAERMRVGQQVQFQLRDAAASSQELRQLLASQAEREPEPLAALVFACLGRGQGLYGRPDGDVSLCRAAFATVPIAGAFCNGEIGPVAGNTHLHGYTASIGFLVPQEPVDPVASAAEAAA
- a CDS encoding DUF3177 family protein; the protein is MASSRTAAAVFESDLLYRSLVWLDVRLASVFALGLPLVLLVWAALRRETALVRLLTIYWKVASLLLVALLLLTDRRPLGYALLVIAPLMIVASLWFWVDLNEELADLPPWRPLPLTLRLWRWSLTVLALLGAGLATTALPCLGGGAALERTLCRAWLEAPQGIHGGVDRVFDFVFGADWTPAVAAFVGYLALVGYGVGLLQWLLVRLPKQGRVAGEF
- the ileS gene encoding isoleucine--tRNA ligase, yielding MRANAKVREPELQRFWAEQRIYERLSRENPGERFTLHDGPPYANGALHAGHALNKILKDIINKTALLQGRRCRFVPGWDCHGLPIELKVLQSLSSSERQALTPIALRRKAHAYALEQVEGQKAGFRRWGIWADWDQPYLTLHKAYEAAQIGVFGQMVLAGHIYRGLKPVHWSPSSRTALAEAELEYPDGHTSPSVFVAFPVVELPEPLRQGLHNAGVTLEGAGSLAVAIWTTTPWTLPANLAVSVNDRLDYAICRIGQGGGGSQHRAAHLVVAADLAASLEHTLGLSLEPILRVKGAELEGITYQHPLLDRSSPVVIGGEYITTEAGTGLVHTAPGHGVDDFNTGRKYGLAVLCPVDEAGNLTAEAGPFAGLNVLKEANGAIITALRDAGALLAEQRYEHRYPYDWRTKKPTIFRATEQWFASVDGFRDQALASIAAVDWLPESGRNRIEAMVRDRGDWCISRQRTWGVPIPVFYHRSSGEVLLNADTLDHIQALIAEHGSDVWWERDEAGLLPPAYADQADQWRKGSDTMDVWFDSGSSWAGVLGGLAAADAPAEASPLNYPADLYLEGSDQHRGWFQSSLLTSVAVNGHAPYRRVLTHGFTLDEKGRKMSKSLGNVVDPAVLVEGGKNAKQDPAYGADVLRLWVSSVDYSADVPLGPGIVKQLADVYRKVRNTARYLLGNLHDFDPRPVAEGGDAIAYAELPLLDRWMLQRTAALIDAVTGDFERFEFYRFFQALQNFCVVDLSNVYLDIAKDRLYVSGAAEFRRRSCQTVLSLVLERLAGLIAPVLCHMAEDIWQNLPYPVAEVSVFERGWPTAPADWAAPELESSMERILELRALVNRQLESCRAEGKLGASLEAQVHLELGAGEAAAALQPCLDWLAGSAAPSVDNLADWLLVSALQLGGAPPDAVLAEASAGGIQVRIARAEGEKCERCWHYETDIGQHTLHPSLCGRCVAVLTT